One genomic segment of Salinigranum rubrum includes these proteins:
- a CDS encoding NADP-dependent malic enzyme, giving the protein MTLEDDAREYHRRDPPGKVEIATTKPTNTQRDLSLAYSPGVAAPCRDIAESEALAYDYTAKGNLVGVVSNGSAVLGLGDIGAQASKPVMEGKGVLFKRFADIDVFDVELDIDDPEAFVRTVAAMEPTFGGINLEDIAAPDCFEVESALRDELSIPVFHDDQHGTAIISGAALLNAVDIVGKDLSELTVTFAGAGAAATATARFYVSLGIPRENITMCDVDGILSASRADAGELSEYAEPFARGVDDGDLADAIEGADVFVGLSVGGIVSQEMVRSMADDPVVFAMANPEPEIAYEDAKDARDDTVVVATGRSDDPNQVNNVLGFPFIFRGALDARATEINEEMKRAAAEALAELARQDVPDAVVKAYGDQPLRFGPDYLIPKPLDQRVLYEVTPAVARAAMDSGAARRELDLDAYREELEARLGTSREMMRVVLNKAKSDPKRVALAEGEDEKMIRAANRMVEEGIAEPVLVGREEVIRRTVAELGLEFEPTVTDPEESEWERYADHLYELRQRKGLTRTEASELVHGDSNYFASVMVALDDADAMLTGRTNHYPSALRPPLQVIGTAEDADYAAGVYALTFKNRVVFCADATVNLDPNEEVLAEVTRHTAELARSFNVEPRAALLSYSDFGSVDNQGVRKPREAVRMLHDDPSVGFPVDGEMQADTALVEEMLTGTYEFAELDGPANVLVFPNLEAGNIGYKLLQRLGGAEAIGPMLVGMDKPVHVMQRGDEVKDIVNLAGVAVVDAQGE; this is encoded by the coding sequence ATGACGCTCGAAGACGACGCACGGGAGTATCACCGTCGCGACCCGCCGGGCAAGGTGGAGATAGCGACGACCAAGCCGACGAACACCCAGCGCGACCTCTCGCTGGCGTACTCGCCCGGCGTGGCCGCGCCGTGTCGTGACATCGCCGAGTCCGAGGCGCTCGCGTACGACTACACCGCGAAGGGGAACCTCGTCGGCGTCGTCTCGAACGGTTCGGCCGTGCTGGGGCTGGGCGACATCGGCGCGCAGGCGTCGAAACCGGTGATGGAGGGGAAGGGCGTACTGTTCAAACGCTTCGCCGACATCGACGTGTTCGACGTCGAACTCGACATCGACGACCCGGAGGCGTTCGTCCGCACCGTCGCGGCGATGGAACCGACGTTCGGCGGCATCAATCTCGAAGACATCGCGGCCCCGGACTGTTTCGAGGTCGAATCGGCGCTCCGCGACGAACTCTCGATTCCGGTGTTCCACGACGACCAGCACGGCACGGCCATCATCTCCGGGGCCGCCCTGCTGAACGCCGTCGACATCGTCGGCAAGGACCTCTCGGAACTCACGGTCACGTTCGCGGGGGCGGGCGCCGCCGCGACGGCGACCGCACGGTTCTACGTCTCGCTCGGTATCCCCCGCGAGAACATCACGATGTGCGACGTCGACGGGATTCTCTCGGCGTCCCGCGCCGACGCCGGGGAACTGAGCGAGTACGCCGAGCCGTTCGCCCGCGGCGTCGACGACGGTGACCTCGCCGACGCCATCGAGGGCGCGGACGTGTTCGTCGGCCTCTCGGTGGGCGGTATCGTCTCCCAGGAGATGGTCCGCTCGATGGCCGACGACCCCGTCGTCTTCGCGATGGCCAACCCGGAGCCCGAAATCGCGTACGAGGACGCCAAAGACGCGCGCGACGACACCGTCGTCGTGGCCACCGGTCGCTCGGACGACCCGAACCAGGTGAACAACGTGCTGGGCTTCCCCTTTATCTTCCGCGGCGCGCTCGACGCCCGGGCGACCGAGATAAACGAGGAGATGAAACGCGCCGCCGCGGAGGCGCTGGCCGAACTCGCGCGGCAGGACGTCCCCGACGCCGTCGTGAAGGCGTACGGCGACCAGCCCCTGCGGTTCGGTCCCGACTACCTCATCCCGAAGCCGCTGGACCAGCGGGTCCTCTACGAGGTGACGCCCGCCGTCGCGCGGGCGGCGATGGACAGCGGCGCGGCCAGGAGAGAACTCGACCTCGACGCGTACCGGGAGGAACTCGAAGCCCGACTCGGCACGTCACGGGAGATGATGCGGGTCGTCCTCAACAAGGCGAAGTCCGACCCGAAGCGCGTCGCGCTCGCCGAGGGCGAGGACGAGAAGATGATCCGGGCGGCGAACCGGATGGTCGAGGAGGGCATCGCCGAACCGGTGCTCGTCGGGCGCGAGGAGGTCATCCGTCGGACGGTCGCCGAACTCGGACTGGAGTTCGAGCCGACGGTCACCGACCCCGAGGAGAGCGAGTGGGAGCGCTACGCCGACCACCTGTACGAACTCCGCCAGCGCAAGGGGCTCACCCGGACCGAAGCGAGCGAACTCGTCCACGGGGACTCGAACTACTTCGCGAGCGTGATGGTCGCGCTGGACGACGCCGACGCGATGCTCACCGGGCGCACCAACCACTACCCGTCGGCGCTTCGGCCCCCGCTGCAGGTCATCGGGACCGCCGAGGACGCCGACTACGCCGCCGGTGTCTACGCGCTGACGTTCAAGAACCGGGTCGTCTTCTGCGCGGACGCGACGGTGAACCTCGACCCGAACGAGGAGGTGCTCGCCGAGGTGACGAGACACACCGCCGAGTTGGCCCGGAGCTTCAACGTCGAACCCCGCGCGGCCCTCCTGTCGTACTCGGATTTCGGCAGCGTCGACAACCAGGGCGTCCGCAAGCCGCGCGAGGCGGTGCGGATGCTCCACGACGACCCGTCGGTGGGGTTCCCGGTGGACGGCGAGATGCAGGCCGACACCGCACTCGTCGAGGAGATGCTCACCGGCACCTACGAGTTCGCCGAACTCGACGGCCCCGCCAACGTCCTCGTCTTTCCGAACCTGGAGGCGGGGAACATCGGCTACAAACTGCTCCAGCGCCTCGGCGGCGCGGAGGCCATCGGCCCGATGCTCGTCGGGATGGACAAACCCGTCCACGTCATGCAGCGCGGCGACGAGGTGAAGGACATCGTCAACCTCGCCGGGGTTGCGGTGGTCGACGCGCAGGGCGAGTAG
- a CDS encoding DUF7344 domain-containing protein, with protein MMSDTRYLDIEALCNGSVRDEVFTLLSNSRRRSVLYVLYRSDGDFDFSDLVSEVASCETGRPPDELDDEVTQSMYISLYQTHLPKLTEFGLVEYDDDERIISLTSRAREAVVSSEQLRSPRWNRYYAVLLVGGVLAGGSAWLLNGAATWRLVSIFVLTGLFGVVFAHTQSVRSFEDDGSYLSLDDLT; from the coding sequence ATGATGTCGGACACACGCTATCTCGATATCGAGGCGCTGTGTAACGGGAGTGTGCGTGACGAGGTGTTCACGCTCCTGAGCAACAGCCGGCGCCGCTCCGTTCTCTACGTCCTGTATCGGTCCGACGGCGACTTCGACTTCTCCGACCTCGTCTCGGAAGTCGCCTCCTGCGAGACGGGGCGCCCGCCCGACGAACTCGACGACGAGGTGACCCAGAGCATGTACATCTCGCTGTACCAGACACACCTCCCGAAGCTCACCGAGTTCGGCCTCGTCGAGTACGACGACGACGAGCGAATCATCTCGCTGACGTCGCGTGCGCGCGAGGCTGTCGTCTCCTCGGAACAGCTCCGGTCCCCGAGGTGGAACCGGTACTACGCAGTCCTCCTCGTCGGAGGGGTCCTCGCGGGAGGGTCGGCCTGGCTGTTGAACGGTGCCGCCACGTGGCGGCTGGTCTCGATATTCGTCCTCACCGGCCTCTTCGGCGTCGTGTTCGCTCACACCCAGTCGGTGAGGAGCTTCGAGGACGACGGTTCGTACCTCTCGCTCGACGACCTCACCTGA
- a CDS encoding universal stress protein, producing the protein MYHRILLPTDGSEASLAALDHALDLTGRFDAALDVLYVVDTGALPLDAHSRALFDAADQAARGTVADMVDRAERRGVERVTGEVREGSPSEVVLDYAADHDVDLVVMGTHARTGVERYLLGSVTERVLRASPVPVLTVRGPSESD; encoded by the coding sequence ATGTACCATCGCATCCTCCTCCCCACCGACGGTAGCGAGGCATCGCTCGCCGCGCTCGACCACGCGCTCGACCTCACAGGGCGGTTCGATGCCGCCCTCGACGTCCTGTACGTGGTCGACACCGGCGCGCTCCCGCTCGACGCACACAGCCGAGCGCTCTTCGACGCTGCCGACCAGGCGGCGAGAGGCACCGTCGCCGACATGGTCGACCGGGCGGAACGACGCGGGGTCGAACGCGTGACCGGCGAGGTCCGCGAAGGGTCACCGTCCGAAGTCGTCCTCGACTACGCCGCCGACCACGACGTGGACCTCGTCGTCATGGGGACACACGCCCGGACGGGCGTCGAGCGCTACCTCCTCGGGAGCGTGACCGAACGGGTCCTCAGAGCCTCGCCGGTACCCGTTCTCACCGTTCGGGGACCGAGCGAGTCGGACTGA
- a CDS encoding VanZ family protein, translating into MTRRRPDDDRLRAVGVTLVLLVASLVPSPLERHPGWEWVGPDKLLHLLGHAGYVVVLADAFDGSRRSRGESAVLAVCVSTAHSLLTARLQTYVPGRMGETGDVVAGFVGAVVAASVWYRRVSPTRSVPER; encoded by the coding sequence ATGACCCGTCGCCGCCCCGACGACGACCGGTTGCGTGCCGTCGGGGTCACCCTCGTCCTCCTCGTCGCGTCGCTCGTCCCCTCGCCGCTCGAACGTCATCCCGGCTGGGAGTGGGTGGGACCGGACAAACTCCTCCACCTGCTCGGGCACGCGGGCTACGTGGTGGTCCTCGCCGACGCGTTCGACGGAAGTCGACGCTCTCGCGGCGAAAGCGCGGTGCTCGCGGTGTGCGTCTCGACGGCGCACAGCCTCCTCACGGCACGGCTCCAGACGTACGTCCCCGGCCGGATGGGTGAAACCGGCGACGTCGTCGCGGGGTTCGTCGGAGCGGTGGTCGCCGCGTCGGTGTGGTACCGGCGCGTCAGTCCGACTCGCTCGGTCCCCGAACGGTGA
- a CDS encoding DUF7344 domain-containing protein: MEDTTNDEGDTTDTSTGEPISKDTQFGMLKNRRRRDILCYLRENDDESTLSDLAEFIAAKENGVERRLLSSDERKRVYIGLYQCHLPKMDDARVIDFDKRSGGVTLRPEADQLFAYIDGVDASAGGGEDDGATESDSASPPELTVDRKLRLGLCWSLCLLALLSTAGFSLLPPVGLLGGSSPRRSRPSRPSTRCRRCGTTGCRASTAEAVTRSAAHRSHAVAISIVRVEFHHPSEPFLSHDEWL, encoded by the coding sequence GTGGAGGACACAACGAACGACGAAGGCGATACGACAGACACCTCCACCGGAGAGCCCATCTCGAAAGACACCCAGTTCGGGATGTTGAAGAACCGACGTCGCCGCGATATCCTGTGTTACCTGCGCGAGAACGACGACGAGTCGACCCTGAGCGATCTCGCCGAGTTCATCGCGGCGAAGGAGAACGGTGTCGAACGCCGACTGCTCTCGTCGGACGAGCGAAAACGCGTCTACATCGGCCTCTATCAGTGCCACCTCCCGAAGATGGACGACGCGCGAGTGATAGACTTCGATAAACGAAGCGGTGGGGTGACGCTCCGACCGGAAGCCGATCAGTTGTTCGCCTACATCGACGGAGTCGACGCTTCCGCCGGGGGAGGCGAAGACGACGGGGCCACGGAGAGCGACTCCGCGTCCCCGCCGGAGCTGACAGTCGACCGGAAGCTCAGACTCGGCCTCTGCTGGTCGCTCTGTCTGCTCGCGCTCCTGTCGACCGCCGGGTTCTCGCTGCTGCCACCGGTCGGCCTCCTCGGGGGCTCATCGCCGCGACGTTCGCGACCGTCGAGACCGTCGACGCGCTGCCGTCGCTGTGGCACCACGGGCTGTCGCGCATCCACGGCTGAGGCCGTCACGCGCTCGGCCGCCCATCGGAGTCACGCGGTAGCAATCTCGATTGTTCGTGTGGAATTCCATCACCCATCGGAGCCTTTTTTATCGCACGACGAGTGGCTGTGA
- the aglF gene encoding UTP--glucose-1-phosphate uridylyltransferase AglF, with the protein MKAVVLAAGKGTRLRPLTDDKPKGMVEVDGEPILTHCLNKLIDLGAEEFVIVVGYMKEKIIQYYGDEYEGIPITYAHQREQKGLAHALLTVEEYIDDDFMLILGDNVFSANLKDVVRRQQEDRADAAFLVEEVPWEEASRYGVCDTNKYGEIVEVIEKPEDPPSNLVMTGFYTFTPAIFHACHLVQPSNRGEYEISEAIDLLIRSGRTIDAIKLEGWRMDIGYPEDRDEAEKRLKEAREEEAE; encoded by the coding sequence ATGAAAGCCGTCGTACTCGCTGCGGGAAAGGGGACTCGTCTGCGACCACTCACCGACGACAAGCCGAAGGGGATGGTCGAAGTCGACGGGGAGCCGATCCTCACCCACTGTCTGAACAAGCTCATCGACCTCGGTGCGGAGGAGTTCGTCATCGTGGTCGGCTACATGAAAGAGAAGATCATCCAGTACTACGGTGACGAGTACGAGGGGATCCCGATCACGTACGCCCACCAGCGCGAGCAGAAGGGGTTGGCCCACGCGCTGTTGACCGTCGAGGAGTACATCGACGACGACTTCATGCTCATCCTCGGCGACAACGTCTTCAGCGCGAACCTCAAGGACGTCGTCCGGCGCCAGCAGGAAGACCGCGCCGACGCGGCGTTCCTCGTCGAGGAGGTGCCGTGGGAGGAAGCGTCCCGATACGGCGTCTGTGACACCAACAAGTACGGCGAGATAGTCGAGGTCATCGAGAAGCCCGAGGACCCGCCGTCGAACCTGGTGATGACCGGCTTCTACACGTTCACGCCCGCCATCTTCCACGCCTGTCACCTCGTCCAGCCGTCGAACCGCGGCGAGTACGAGATCAGCGAGGCCATCGACCTGCTGATTCGGTCGGGCCGGACCATCGACGCCATCAAACTGGAGGGGTGGCGGATGGACATCGGCTACCCCGAGGACCGCGACGAGGCCGAAAAGCGGCTGAAAGAGGCGCGCGAGGAAGAGGCGGAGTAG
- a CDS encoding winged helix-turn-helix domain-containing protein gives MSSKNGEVRETADMEESSEVFDTLGDELSRRILVEAVSETVTASSLAKQFDVAPATVYRRLNGLCDLGFISEVTDIRQVSSSEAGYRTDVRTLVLALSSDGFDVVQAESGLRAAISLVLERIDVTEATFKFDDGTATVTMSMDDAALHELHDSYHAVAQGDGDGNGNGDVESDTDQ, from the coding sequence ATGTCCTCCAAGAATGGAGAGGTGCGGGAAACCGCAGACATGGAGGAGTCAAGCGAGGTCTTCGATACGCTTGGAGACGAACTCTCCCGGCGTATCCTCGTGGAGGCGGTCTCGGAGACGGTCACCGCGAGTTCGCTCGCCAAGCAGTTCGACGTCGCGCCGGCGACCGTCTACCGCCGGCTCAACGGACTCTGTGACCTCGGGTTCATCAGCGAGGTCACCGACATCCGGCAGGTCTCGTCGTCCGAGGCCGGCTACCGAACCGACGTTCGGACGCTCGTTCTCGCGCTCTCGTCCGACGGGTTCGACGTGGTGCAGGCGGAGTCCGGGCTCCGGGCCGCGATCTCGCTCGTCCTCGAACGGATCGACGTGACCGAGGCGACGTTCAAATTCGACGACGGGACCGCGACGGTGACGATGTCGATGGACGACGCGGCCCTCCACGAACTCCACGACAGCTATCACGCCGTCGCCCAGGGAGACGGGGACGGAAACGGGAACGGGGACGTCGAAAGCGACACCGACCAGTAA
- a CDS encoding MATE family efflux transporter, whose amino-acid sequence MSALHRFAALVAGVLARLGVIEESRLRETTDLAWPRILTGFAIMSKRTVDLAVVGLALGPTAVAGLTVANAYWTAGKFAFIGLAGGTIALVSQNYGGGDSPRAARAVEASLLVAGAASVPLVALYVFGARPLVELLGNDARTLTYGATYLAIIAPGLLFEAVNLVASRTYAGVGDTLTPMVLRATGAVLNIVLSAGLVLGLGYGVAGAAIGTTLSTVVVAVAFSWGMTGRTYWRRGESGGASPIPVRFDALPDRDLLAQLVSISTPLVARRIAQAAVVFPLLALAAAFGPLVVAAIGVSRQVRALLDSFGWGFSIASSTLVGQSLGRGDEATAAAYGWEITKLSALVYVSVALCVLVFAEPIARVFVDGEGLATTARFVRVAAVSVVALGIDGSVTGTLRGAGDTRVPFVATLVGLYLVALPLAWLGTVTAWGVFGLMAALVAETLVPMVVNYGRFHAGTWKAVSREYRPDRGESIGQD is encoded by the coding sequence GTGAGTGCCCTCCACCGATTCGCGGCCCTCGTCGCCGGCGTTCTCGCCCGCCTCGGCGTCATCGAGGAGTCGCGGCTCCGCGAGACGACCGACCTCGCGTGGCCGCGCATCCTCACGGGCTTCGCCATCATGTCGAAACGGACGGTCGACCTGGCGGTCGTCGGCCTCGCCCTCGGTCCGACCGCCGTCGCGGGACTCACGGTCGCGAACGCCTACTGGACCGCCGGCAAGTTCGCCTTCATCGGGCTGGCCGGCGGCACCATCGCGCTCGTCTCACAGAACTACGGCGGCGGCGACTCCCCCCGGGCCGCCCGGGCCGTCGAGGCCAGCCTCCTCGTCGCCGGTGCCGCCTCGGTGCCGCTCGTCGCGCTCTACGTGTTCGGCGCGCGCCCGCTCGTCGAACTGCTCGGGAACGACGCGCGGACGCTCACCTACGGCGCGACGTACCTCGCGATCATCGCGCCCGGCCTCCTGTTCGAGGCGGTCAACCTCGTCGCGTCGCGGACGTACGCTGGCGTCGGCGACACCCTGACGCCGATGGTGCTGCGGGCGACGGGCGCCGTGCTCAACATCGTCCTCAGCGCGGGGCTCGTCCTCGGCCTCGGCTACGGCGTCGCGGGGGCCGCCATCGGAACGACGCTCTCGACCGTCGTCGTCGCCGTCGCCTTCTCGTGGGGGATGACCGGCCGCACGTACTGGCGGCGTGGCGAGTCGGGCGGTGCCAGCCCGATTCCGGTGCGGTTCGACGCGCTCCCCGACCGCGATCTCCTCGCACAGCTCGTCTCCATCTCGACACCGCTCGTCGCGCGCCGCATCGCGCAGGCCGCCGTCGTCTTCCCACTCTTGGCGCTCGCGGCCGCATTCGGCCCGCTCGTCGTCGCCGCCATCGGCGTCTCCCGACAGGTCCGCGCGCTCTTGGACAGCTTCGGGTGGGGCTTCTCCATCGCGAGTTCGACCCTCGTCGGCCAGTCGCTCGGTCGCGGCGACGAGGCCACCGCGGCGGCGTACGGCTGGGAGATCACGAAGCTCTCCGCGCTCGTCTACGTCTCGGTCGCCCTCTGCGTGCTCGTCTTCGCCGAACCCATCGCCCGGGTGTTCGTCGACGGCGAGGGGTTGGCGACGACAGCGCGGTTCGTCCGCGTCGCCGCCGTGAGCGTCGTCGCGCTCGGCATCGACGGCTCCGTCACCGGCACGCTGCGGGGTGCCGGCGACACGCGCGTCCCGTTCGTCGCGACGCTCGTCGGACTCTATCTCGTCGCGCTTCCCCTCGCGTGGCTCGGCACTGTGACCGCGTGGGGCGTGTTCGGCCTCATGGCCGCGCTCGTCGCCGAGACGCTCGTTCCGATGGTCGTGAACTACGGCCGGTTCCACGCGGGCACGTGGAAGGCGGTGAGCCGCGAGTACCGGCCCGACCGGGGCGAATCGATCGGACAGGACTGA
- a CDS encoding glycosyltransferase, producing MSLVWTAHDIVEHERRAPRVERAFKHVFLRFLFSRIIVHCSRARDVIREAYRLPRATLEKTVVVPHGNFLGDYPDEVTRADARERLDLPADAFVFGFFGTIRAYKDVPRLVETFGRVADDDHRLLVAGNPRTRALERAVEDAAAADDRIRTVFEYVPDDEVQLYLRAADVVVLPFRTEERSMLTSGSAVLAMGFGRPVIAPDVGCVGAVVDEGEGFTYPPDADAGLDLAMRRAANADDIVARGRQSRAVVGRRTWDRAATLTADVYAERV from the coding sequence GTGTCGCTCGTCTGGACCGCCCACGACATCGTCGAACACGAACGCCGAGCGCCACGCGTCGAGCGGGCGTTCAAACACGTCTTCCTTCGATTCCTCTTCTCACGCATCATCGTCCACTGCTCGCGCGCGAGAGACGTTATTCGGGAGGCGTACCGCCTGCCTCGGGCCACGCTCGAGAAGACGGTCGTCGTCCCACACGGCAACTTCCTCGGTGACTACCCCGACGAGGTCACGCGGGCCGACGCCCGCGAGCGACTCGACCTCCCCGCGGACGCGTTCGTCTTCGGCTTCTTCGGGACGATCCGCGCGTACAAGGACGTGCCACGGCTCGTCGAAACGTTCGGCCGCGTGGCCGACGACGACCACCGACTCCTCGTCGCCGGGAACCCGCGAACGCGAGCACTCGAACGGGCGGTCGAAGACGCCGCCGCCGCCGACGACCGCATCCGAACCGTCTTCGAGTACGTCCCCGACGACGAGGTGCAACTGTACCTCCGAGCCGCCGACGTGGTCGTCCTCCCGTTCCGAACCGAGGAGCGGAGCATGCTCACGTCCGGGAGTGCGGTTCTCGCGATGGGGTTCGGTCGGCCCGTCATCGCCCCCGACGTCGGGTGCGTCGGGGCCGTCGTCGACGAGGGTGAGGGGTTCACCTACCCGCCCGACGCCGACGCGGGGCTCGATCTTGCCATGCGACGGGCGGCCAACGCCGACGATATCGTCGCCCGTGGTCGACAGAGCCGTGCCGTCGTCGGTCGTCGTACCTGGGACCGAGCGGCCACGCTGACGGCCGACGTCTACGCCGAGCGGGTCTGA
- a CDS encoding aldo/keto reductase, with protein MAYTRLGRTGLEVSRLCLGCMNFGSAREWMLDDRDRSIDLVREALDSGVNFLDTANAYSRGESEEIVGEAIESYDREELVLATKVYFPMGEGPNKSGLSRKHILDQVENSLDRLGTDYIDLYQIHRWDPDVEIEETLSALDSLVESGKVRYLGASTMSAYQFTRALYTADVEGYERFACMQPEYNAVDRHEEANLLPVCAGEGVGVIPWSPLAGGFLAGKYDRDAEVPEGSRAETDDYTENRFTDENWDVLDAVREVAAEVDATPAQVSLAWLLHKEVVDAPIVGPRTERHLRENLQAVELDLTDEQLDRIEAPKTPRWPAPGKD; from the coding sequence ATGGCGTACACCCGGCTCGGACGAACCGGTCTCGAAGTCTCGCGGCTCTGTCTCGGCTGTATGAACTTCGGCTCCGCCCGGGAGTGGATGCTCGACGACCGTGACCGGTCGATCGACCTCGTCCGTGAAGCGCTCGATTCGGGCGTGAATTTCCTCGATACGGCCAACGCCTACTCCCGCGGGGAGTCGGAAGAGATAGTGGGCGAGGCCATCGAGAGCTACGACCGCGAGGAACTCGTCCTCGCGACGAAGGTGTACTTCCCGATGGGGGAGGGACCGAACAAGTCCGGGCTCTCACGGAAACACATCCTCGACCAGGTGGAGAACTCCCTCGACCGCCTCGGGACCGACTACATCGACCTCTACCAGATCCACCGGTGGGACCCGGACGTCGAAATCGAGGAGACGCTCTCCGCGCTCGACTCTCTCGTCGAGTCCGGGAAGGTCCGCTACCTCGGCGCGTCGACCATGTCGGCGTACCAGTTCACGAGGGCGCTGTACACCGCGGACGTCGAGGGGTACGAGCGCTTCGCCTGCATGCAACCCGAGTACAACGCGGTCGACCGACACGAGGAGGCGAACCTCCTGCCGGTGTGTGCGGGCGAGGGCGTCGGCGTCATTCCGTGGTCGCCGCTCGCCGGTGGGTTCCTCGCGGGGAAGTACGACCGCGACGCCGAGGTCCCGGAAGGAAGCCGAGCCGAGACCGACGACTACACCGAGAACCGCTTCACCGACGAGAACTGGGACGTCCTCGACGCCGTCCGCGAGGTAGCCGCGGAGGTCGACGCCACGCCCGCGCAGGTGTCGCTCGCGTGGCTCCTCCACAAGGAAGTCGTCGACGCTCCCATCGTCGGACCCCGCACCGAACGGCACCTCCGGGAAAACCTCCAGGCCGTGGAATTGGACCTCACCGACGAGCAACTCGACCGAATCGAGGCCCCGAAGACGCCGCGGTGGCCCGCGCCGGGGAAGGACTGA
- a CDS encoding glycosyltransferase family 2 protein, which yields MDRASADGLVSVVVPTYGRRPDFLRAAVESVAAQTYDPVELIVVDDSPEASATAVCEPFASEMATLRVIDDRDHDGAGAARNTGIRAADGSLVAFLDDDDEWHDTKLSRQCTRLEAAPEASLVVTGQQYVRNGTPTGSRLPDVSGDVTEALLTGSRLCPFSSAMVRAEAVDAAGPIDERFPVWEDLEWYVRLSRAGAVATVDRPLVRRRMGDHEQLTDTFDSLRDVAYPLFVRKHRPLAASLGERVEREFVASLAREVATAGLGAERFDDAVAFARRSIRANPRAPAGYLLYGVARSGPFGLRLARALRRRFASLNVA from the coding sequence ATGGACCGGGCGAGTGCCGACGGACTGGTGAGCGTCGTCGTTCCGACGTACGGTCGACGCCCGGATTTCCTTCGTGCCGCGGTCGAGAGCGTCGCCGCACAGACGTACGACCCGGTCGAACTGATCGTCGTCGACGACTCGCCCGAGGCGAGCGCGACGGCCGTCTGTGAGCCGTTCGCCTCCGAGATGGCGACGCTGCGCGTCATCGACGACCGGGACCACGACGGCGCCGGCGCGGCGCGGAACACCGGTATCCGCGCGGCCGACGGGTCGCTCGTCGCGTTCCTCGACGACGACGACGAGTGGCACGACACGAAGCTCAGTCGTCAGTGCACCAGGCTCGAAGCCGCGCCGGAGGCGTCGCTGGTCGTCACCGGACAGCAGTACGTCCGAAACGGAACGCCCACCGGTAGTCGGCTTCCCGACGTCTCGGGGGACGTAACGGAGGCGCTGCTCACCGGGTCGCGCCTCTGTCCGTTCTCCTCGGCGATGGTGCGCGCGGAGGCCGTCGACGCCGCCGGCCCCATCGACGAGCGGTTCCCCGTCTGGGAGGACCTCGAATGGTACGTTCGGCTGTCGCGCGCCGGAGCGGTGGCGACGGTCGACCGGCCGCTCGTCAGGCGTCGCATGGGCGACCACGAACAACTGACGGACACGTTCGACTCCCTCCGTGACGTCGCGTACCCCCTGTTCGTCCGGAAGCACCGACCGCTGGCGGCGTCGCTCGGCGAGCGGGTCGAGCGCGAGTTCGTCGCCTCGCTCGCACGCGAGGTTGCGACCGCCGGGCTGGGAGCCGAGCGATTCGACGACGCGGTGGCGTTCGCGCGGCGTTCAATCCGGGCGAATCCTCGGGCTCCCGCGGGCTATCTGCTCTACGGCGTCGCCCGGAGCGGGCCGTTCGGCCTGCGCCTCGCGCGGGCGCTCCGTCGGCGGTTCGCGTCGTTGAACGTCGCCTGA
- a CDS encoding PadR family transcriptional regulator: MFELTGFQRDLLYVIASLDRPSGQAVKELFEEDVGEVNHGRLYPNLDTLVNRSLVSKGQLDRRTNYYEITEEGLELLRERRAWENRMVEFLD, encoded by the coding sequence ATGTTCGAGCTTACTGGATTCCAACGCGACCTGCTGTACGTCATCGCCTCACTCGACCGACCGTCCGGCCAAGCCGTCAAAGAGCTCTTCGAGGAGGACGTCGGCGAGGTCAACCACGGCCGACTCTATCCGAACCTCGACACACTCGTAAACCGTTCGCTCGTCTCGAAGGGGCAACTCGACAGACGGACGAACTACTACGAGATCACAGAGGAAGGGCTAGAGCTACTGCGCGAGCGACGCGCGTGGGAGAACCGCATGGTCGAATTCCTCGATTGA